A region from the Aegilops tauschii subsp. strangulata cultivar AL8/78 chromosome 5, Aet v6.0, whole genome shotgun sequence genome encodes:
- the LOC109741002 gene encoding protein YABBY 2 isoform X1, whose translation MSAQIAPPEHVCYVHCNFCNTILAVSVPSNSMLNIVTVRCGHCTSLLSVNLRGLIQSPPVQDHSQENFKAHNISFRGNYPDYGTSSKYRMPMMFSTKSDQEHMLHMRPAPEKRQRVPSAYNRFIKEEIRRIKTNNPDISHREAFSTAAKNWAHFPNIHFGLGSNESSKKLDEAIAAPIPQKVQGLY comes from the exons ATGTCGGCACAGATCGCGCCGCCGGAGCATGTCTGCTACGTGCACTGCAACTTCTGCAACACAATTCTCGCG GTCAGTGTTCCAAGTAATAGCATGCTGAACATCGTCACCGTCCGTTGCGGGCACTGCACTAGCCTGCTGTCGGTAAACTTGAGGGGATTAATCCAGTCGCCACCTGTGCAAGATCATTCCCAG GAGAATTTCAAGGCCCACAATATCAGCTTTCGTGGAAATTACCCGGACTATGGCACATCTTCTAAATACCGGATGCCAATGATGTTCTCAACAAAAAGTGACCAAGAGCATATGCTCCACATGAGAC CAGCTCCTGAGAAGAGGCAGCGGGTTCCTTCAGCGTATAACCGATTTATTAA GGAGGAGATACGAAGGATAAAAACAAACAATCCTGACATAAGCCACAGAGAAGCCTTCAGCACCGCAGCAAAGAAT TGGGCGCATTTCCCAAACATTCATTTCGGGCTAGGCTCCAATGAGAGCAGCAAGAAGCTGGACGAGGCCATCGCGGCACCTATCCCCCAGAAAGTTCAAGGTCTCTACTGA
- the LOC109741002 gene encoding protein YABBY 2 isoform X2 — translation MSAQIAPPEHVCYVHCNFCNTILAVSVPSNSMLNIVTVRCGHCTSLLSVNLRGLIQSPPVQDHSQENFKAHNISFRGNYPDYGTSSKYRMPMMFSTKSDQEHMLHMRPPEKRQRVPSAYNRFIKEEIRRIKTNNPDISHREAFSTAAKNWAHFPNIHFGLGSNESSKKLDEAIAAPIPQKVQGLY, via the exons ATGTCGGCACAGATCGCGCCGCCGGAGCATGTCTGCTACGTGCACTGCAACTTCTGCAACACAATTCTCGCG GTCAGTGTTCCAAGTAATAGCATGCTGAACATCGTCACCGTCCGTTGCGGGCACTGCACTAGCCTGCTGTCGGTAAACTTGAGGGGATTAATCCAGTCGCCACCTGTGCAAGATCATTCCCAG GAGAATTTCAAGGCCCACAATATCAGCTTTCGTGGAAATTACCCGGACTATGGCACATCTTCTAAATACCGGATGCCAATGATGTTCTCAACAAAAAGTGACCAAGAGCATATGCTCCACATGAGAC CTCCTGAGAAGAGGCAGCGGGTTCCTTCAGCGTATAACCGATTTATTAA GGAGGAGATACGAAGGATAAAAACAAACAATCCTGACATAAGCCACAGAGAAGCCTTCAGCACCGCAGCAAAGAAT TGGGCGCATTTCCCAAACATTCATTTCGGGCTAGGCTCCAATGAGAGCAGCAAGAAGCTGGACGAGGCCATCGCGGCACCTATCCCCCAGAAAGTTCAAGGTCTCTACTGA